The Ziziphus jujuba cultivar Dongzao chromosome 3, ASM3175591v1 region aatttccttttttccttttcattttgtaCCTTTTTGCCTCATATTCCTTACACTACCAGTACTGTCAGATAATACACACTTATTACCAATTATaacactgattttttttttttttttccctagagaaaacatatatatatatatatatattttatgaagtttttaaaaattatatttttaaccaaattttcaAAACTGTAAGAAATTCATAATGAACCAACATGAATGTTTTATGTATAAGTACGtgatatttatgtatgtatgcatatatgtcTGTATGTGGACCTTCAACTGTAAAATCTGTTTATGCACATAGACTGGTCAATTTCTGTTTCAGAAAGAAGTTGGTGTTTGgattttccccccaaaaaaaaaaaaaaaaatgtgtttttgATTGTTGAGTGGTGCTTTTACTACTCTTCATTTACTCTGCTATTTTGGCCTTTGCATTACTTTCATTTAGTCATACAGATATTCTATCCGTCTGAGGATGTGCATtgaatctcttccaaatttcagGGTCATTTTATAAAAACTGGTGTAATTGGTACAATAAAGTGTTCCAAAGTTGGaggttatgtatatatatatgtacacatattctGATAAAGAAGTGGATAATCATCTGGGGATTTTATGACCATGGCAAAAAGAGTAAAGGGAGACAATGGAGGAATGGTTAATAATGAGCTTCATACTTTATTTGTAGACCGCATATCTCAATTACCCGATCATCTCATTTATCATATTTTCTCGTTCCTTCCCACCGTTTATATCGTCCGTATGAGTCTTATTGCCAAGCGCTGGAGACATTTGTGGCTTTCTACTCCCTTTTTGTACTTTGAAGACTTCTGCAATATTACCTTCGACAAGAAGGTGAAGAAACAAGATATGGTCTTAAATTTCCCGACCAACTTTTTTAGGTGTCGTGAACTATGTATGAAAATTCAAGATCCGCTCATAGTAAGCTTTAAGTGTGACACAACTTATAGTTTTGCGAGCTCTGGCATTGCTACTAGACAAATAGATGAATGGTTAAGCTTTGCTGTACAAAATAAAGTGAAGGAGTTAGATCTCCATGTCAAGCAGTATCGGTTACCTCAGTCTGTTCGTAGTGCAAGTTCACTAACCGTCCTGAAGTTGAGTGAGGTGAAGTTGGTGGTCCCTTTTCCACCAACCTTTCCCTCTTTGAAAGTTCTCTCTTTGATGTGTGTGGATTCTGATAATAAGTCACTTCAAAATCTTATTTCAGGGTGCCCCGTTATTGAGGAATTATTTTTATCAGGATCTAGTCTTGGATATCTGGATTTTACTGTTAGTGGAACACTTAGAAGTCTCTCATTATCGCGTGTGGATCTTACTGATCAGTGGCTGGACGGTTTGATTTCTGGACTTCCAATCCTTGAGAGATTAACTTTAAAATGCTATAAGTTGAAAAACATTTGTATCTGCAGTAacagccttaaatttctttccaTTGTGTCGTTGAAGAGCATTGAGGCAGTACTTCGAACACCAAATTTAGTTTGGTTGAAATTTGCATGTGGTTCTGACTGCTCAATCATTTTGGTTGAAGCTCCCAATCTATTAGAAGCTAATTTGTACTTTGCATACCGATATATGGATGAAACTTCATATTCTGCTCTTGTGCGTCTTCTTTCGAATCTGAATTTCTTAAAGAAGATGATgctgagtattttgaaagaagaGGTCTTTATTATTGTTTAGGTTCATTAAGTCTAATTTTTTCACTTTCAAGATTTTGATGAATGATTCAGGTTACTCACTGATAATTGTTTTTTGGTTATTGTGTGTTAACTTTTGTAGGTTCTTATATTTCCTGAAACAATAAGAAAGAAATGCTCTTCTCCTTTATCTAATCTGAAGCATCTCAAGGTGAATTCATATAATAGGTTGACTAAAAGTGCAGAATTGCGGGATTCTTTGCTTTGGTGTGCACCTTCTGTGGAGACTCTTGAAATAAGTTGACAGCATGAGGGTTAATATTTATGGTTGGCTGGCTTGCATATGGTAAACACTGTAGAAAATCAGTTAATAATGTATATACATAAActttgtgcatatatatatatatatatagagagagagagagagagagagagagagagaaattccatttacttttttttttttttaactaaattgtgTTGACCATctgttttttgttgttttcaagCTGAGTTAACGAAGTTTTCATCTATTTTGCCTTCCAGTACCTTTCCCAGTTGCTAATAGATAGTTTAGCTATAAACTTATAATCCTAAACTAAACTTTTGGTTTGCTAGTTTTGTTGTAATTAAATATGAGATTTAATGAAATTGAGACAAGGTTCAATAGTAGAAGCATGACTTATCTAGTTATCCTTATTTATGGAGAAATCCAAATGACACATAATGTTTTGAGAATACATATTTGTAGAGATGGACTTTGGCCCTTTTTGCAAGGTTTGTTAGTAATTTTGGAGCATGTTTTTATGGGTGTAATTAGGTAAAAAGAAAAGCTGTTTGGTTTAGTTCAGCTCttaatatttattgtttctttatacttttaaaatatgaaaatccaaCTGCTGACATAGTAGAAGATGATATTCTACGCATTGAAGGccaaactttttaatttttaattattatttttttaatgcactTTTTCATGATGATTCTATGTGCTGTTTTCAAAACTTGTAATTAGCAAAAGAGTAATGCGATCAGAATCAGATTGTTAACTTTTACCAAATTACGTGTCCAATGATGTCACTATCATGGGttgaaaatttattacaaattagtataaactaataaaatattattatattatttaatatattttttttaaataaaaatttgctaTCTTTGACAGTATTGATTCCCAAGTGGTGCTTACAGGACAAAATAAAGCATCAAAAACGTCCTACTAGTACTCTGCCCgagttcttttaaaaataaaatagataaaataaagtaCCCTGCCAGAGTTTGGACTAAATTATTCTAGCTTGatatttcaatttcttcctagtattattaatttttgaaatatatatatatatatatatatatatatatatatatagatatatatttttattttttatgtaaccCATGATTACATGGGGAGGGGCTTTATTATTATAGTAACCTTATtttgacatatatatttttaataatctaTTAACACGTATTTAtttttcgtaaatatttattaacacaTATTGATAATTCATTAAATTTCATGGTTTATTAATTCATTGATTTCATTTCAACAACCAAATGCACCTTTATAATAAATAGGTCTTCCATTCTATTCCCGAAACAGATCTTTATGTGGATTATTcccccccacacacacacacacacacacacacacacaaaaaaaaaaaagaaaaaaagaaaaagaagaaaaaaattataagatggCAAAACGGCTTGCTTATAAGATGGcaaaacccccccccccccacacacacacacacacacacacacacacacacaaaacgGCTTGCTTATAAGATGGcaaggaaacaaaaattacTGCTTATAGAAATATGATCTTCTTACTAGTCTTAAATCTAGTTCcttgcaataaaaaaatttaaaaagaaaaaaaaagaaaaaaaaagaaaattgcttcAATGTTTTTAGTTTTCAAGGACCTGGCTATTaggttttaaaatagttttctattctataaaatagaaaattgtttctaaaataaaaaattacatatttaaccattagtttttaaaaacagttttagaaaaaaaaataaaaaaaatttagaaaatattaaaataatattttttattttttatttattagttttgaaaactattttcaaaCATCACTGACTAAACacctttattttcaaaaaataaataaaaatagtttatttttttatttttaaaataatattttgaaagccaaaaactgaaaatatggccgggatctatttttctttttaaagttttattttaattatgcatTAGGTTTTTCATCTAACTacaagttggaaaaaaaaaagaacaataaaaaaaaaagaataccgtttcaaactttttataaaatgaagttcattttgataaacatttttgtttcattgtaaAATTGTAAATGATTGACAGTCTATCATTATATTCACTTATTCatgtatatttgatttttcaaaaaaaaaaaaaaaaaaaaaaaaccaaaaccataAACGTtaaccttatttatttattttggcattAAAGATTAAGTTAGACGACTAACATTTTGAagatagttttttatttttttcattttttacttttattttttttattaattttaaatctttgatatttttttcaaaatgggtgcttataaaaatattaaattattgatcaTTAAACGGCGCCGTTTTCCTATGAGGAAAATGGCGGCCTTGTGAAAACGCATTTTAATGGCTTTGTGTTGTGTTCGTAAAAAGATtagtaattttctttctactttttcacgatcattctctctctctctctttctctgtggcTCTCAGTCATGGCGGCCAATTACTTATCTTTCACTATTTAGTTTCCTCAATCATGGAAAATCGGTGAGgtgcttcaatttttttctctgtttgttTGTTGATGTAAATTATTCTTGATTTTGGGTCTTTTCGGCATTCGATCATTGGAATCTTCTGCAGGTCAGTAAGCTTCTTCAATTTTTGTTCTGTTCTGTTTGCTTGTTGATATAAGTTATTTTGAGTTTtgggtttgaatttattttgggTAACTTGAAACCTTAGACTTGGTAAGTTGaatatcttcaattttttgttcTGTTTGTTGATATAATATAAATCATTCTGGGTTTGAATTCCTTTTTGGGTATTTGATATTTTCAATCTTAGGCAGGTCAGTTAGCATCTTCAATTTTTGATCTTGTTGTTGATGTAAATAACCTGGGTTTtgggtttgaatttattttggtCATCTGGTCAATAAGCTTCTTCACTTTTTGTTGCTATAAATATTTTGAGTTTTGGGTTTGAATCACTTTTTGGGTCATTTCATTACGTGAATCTTAGATAGGTCAGTGAGCCTTAAATTTGTGTTCTTTTTGTCTGTTGGTATGAATAATTTGACttttgtgtttgaatttcttttgagaatttgagaatttGATTCTTAGGCAGCTAGTTAGCTTCTTTAAGTTTtccttcttcatttttatttttttatttttttatttttttattttgggttgatatatAAAAACAGTTTTGAGTTTTCAGTTATGAATTCCTTTTTGCCTATTTTGACACGggcaatttctttaaaacccCATTCCATACCCTCATTCTAAACAGAGTCCATCTATCTAAcctttccacaattcctttttcCTTGTTATTTTGCCCCTTTTTGTTTCATATTCTTTACCCATAAAACTAGTACTTAAAATCCAATGACAACCAATTCCCTTTGgaagtatattaaaaaaaaaaaacaaggttgtatattttataaataaaattttaaaatcagtaTCACTTTTCAAAATCACCAAAATgttatatgtttatgtatatctGCTTCATTTTTGAAATCTATGTGTGCAATCAGACCAGTCTTTTTTTATATCAGAAGGAGTGGTCTCAGATTTTGTACATAGTATTTGAGTGTTTCTGTTCATATACTTCGTTCCCTTACTCTTTGAAAAAGACCATGGagaattttttgataattttataataaacgtTGTAATTGATACAGTTCGCTTCCAATAGTAAAATGTGTTATTGTACATATTGACGTTCTGATAAAGAAGTGACAATCTTCTCAGGATTTTTTTAACCATGGAAACAAAAAGAGTAAAGAGAAACCGTGGAACAAAGGTGGAAAATGAGCCCAACATCATGGCTGAAGATCGAATCTCTCAGTTACCTGATCCTGTTATACATTATATTTTCTCATTCATTCCCACCGTTCATCTTGTTCAAATGAGTAGTCTTTCAAGACGCTGGAGAAGGATGTGGGTTTCTACtccctttttatattttgacgAATCCAATGATGTTGTTTTCATCAGGAAGGTAAAGAAAGGAAACATGTTCCTAAAGTTTGTGGGCAACTATTTGAGACATCGCAAGCAATTCATGCAAGCAGATATGTTCATAACAAGTTTTAAGCTCCATCACTCATATTTCAAACTCAGGCGCACTGATGTTCGAAGGGTAGATGGTTGGGTGAGGTTTGCTATTGAAAGTAAAGTGAAGGAATTAGATCTTCATGTGCGAGATTACTGTATTCCTCAGTCCATTTATACTGAAAGTTCATTAACCCAACTTAAGTTTCATGGTTTGAAGTTTGAGGTCCCTTCACTTTCAACCTTAAGTTCATTAACTCAGCTTGAGTTGAGATATTTGAAGCTGGAGGCCCCTTGTCATTCGATGTTTCCCACTTTGAAAGTTCTTTGTTTGGTTGATGTGGAATCTGATTACAACTCGCTTCAAAATCTGATTTCTGGTTGCCCAATGATTGAGGATTTGCATTTACAGcaactaacaaaaataaattgtccACTACTTGAATATCATTATTTGGATATAAGCTTCATAGATTTTCCTGCTAAGGCACTTAAAAATCTCTCATTATCATCCGTGGTGTTCAGTGATCAGGGGTTGGAAAGTCTAATTTCTGGGCTTCCCCTCCTTGAGAGATTTACTCTAGATTATTGCTATAAAGTGAAAAATCTTAGTATCCATAGTCATAGCCTGAAATATCTATCCTTTtctgaatatttttatatcctAAATGCTACCTTTAGAACGCCAAATTTAGTTCACTTGGACTTGAAACTAAGATCTTTTGGCATGTCAGTCATTTCCATTGAGGCCCCCAACCTTTTCCAAGCCAATTTGAGACTTTCGTATAGCTATAAATCTGCTGATCTTGtacattttctttcaaatctcCACGGCTTGAAGAAGATGATGCTGTCTATGTTTTGTGAACAGGTATTTATAGTTTGCTTAGTCTGTTTATgtgtttttgtttcattttctcAATTTCTGAGTACCAGATTGATGATTAATGATACAAAGTTGTTGTGCTTAAATTGTGTAGGACATGATTTTTCCAGAAGCTATGAGAAATACATTGTCTCCTCCCTTGCCTAATCTGAAGCATCTCGATGCCATCATATACGGTGACCGCAAGAAAAACTCAGATTTGCAGGATTTTCTAGTTTGGTGTGCACCTTCCATAGAGACTTTCATGATACAGGGAAAATCTTCTTATTATTGGTTTAGTACTTAAAAACTATATTTGTAACTTGTAAGGTTTTAATTTTCCGAGCttgcttattttaatttgactCTGTTTGCTACCGATGATTCCCAAATGTTGTAAATATGGGACCAAATTCAAAAATCCTAAGGGAACCTcctttttgtactttttaaaaatagaaattagaaaaatattcaTTATCTAGAACAGTGTTATAACTCAGATTTTTGGCAATACCATTACTATTGAACACAATTAGTATATCTGAGTGATAATTCTGTAAAATTATTgccaaattttaattgaaaaattatttgcaattttttatttttttgctaattatgaaaagagaataaaataaaacagattaaaaaaaattgttggaaaGCACTCTGAAGAACTATAGAAATTCACTTTTCATACACTTGCATTTATAACGAGTATTGAACAATTGTCTAAAACCGTATAAAGATGACTgaaaaattgttaatatattttagaGCTTGATATGGAAGTGTTGTAATTAGTAAAGCTTTCTTAATCAAAACTAAATGAGCTTGACCATTTCTGCATCATCTTCTTTATAATCACACTGATAGGTTTAAATtattaacaacaatttaaaggaaaaatttAGGAGAATGTGGATATAGCATGACTGCATGCTATCtcctatttattttctttttcgaaatttatatttttgtatttcttAGATCGAAGTTATTATGCTTTTAGCcctgatttttttaaatttgcaatTTAGGCTTTTAATTTACAAGTTGTTACAATTatgtcccctttttttttttttttttttgtttttttggctaaaCTATAATCACGAACTCTGTTCCATATGACTTGCACATATTGTAAATTCTCAAAAGATATTGATGTTTGGATTCTTTTAGAAgtaaatttcaaaagaaaattaaaaaacaaagttaaaagttccaattggataaaatttcaataaaaggCAAACCAATAGCCTAAAATgcaacatttttaaaaataaaaggccaataatattatttcttaAAACTAAAGGTACTAAATTGTAAATATCcaatcttttatctatttttcaataatttttctctcttttttttttttactactttTTCTGAttgttttttccatttttctcgCCTTTAATTCTATTATggaaatgatgataataataataataaaaaaaaaaaattggccaaCGAAATTTGCTGTTCTTATGGCTTCTAAACGCAACACTATTTATATCACaagaccttttttatttttttatttttttttagtatgtCTATAATTTTCTCTACTTtatagtatatttttaaaatttattttttggcccttttttttcttactaaatttatttttttggctttatcAATTATGTTAGATGACcaatatattcatattatttttaaattaggggcgaagaaaaataatattaaactacTGTTAATATTAATAGTGTTTAAAAAAACCTTCAAATAAAACGACACCGTTAGGTTGCATAACTCAGTTCCATTC contains the following coding sequences:
- the LOC107422257 gene encoding putative F-box/LRR-repeat protein At3g28410 isoform X2, translating into METKRVKRNRGTKVENEPNIMAEDRISQLPDPVIHYIFSFIPTVHLVQMSSLSRRWRRMWVSTPFLYFDESNDVVFIRKVKKGNMFLKFVGNYLRHRKQFMQADMFITSFKLHHSYFKLRRTDVRRVDGWVRFAIESKVKELDLHVRDYCIPQSIYTESSLTQLKFHGLKFEVPSLSTLSSLTQLELRYLKLEAPCHSMFPTLKVLCLVDVESDYNSLQNLISGCPMIEDLHLQQLTKINCPLLEYHYLDISFIDFPAKALKNLSLSSVVFSDQGLESLISGLPLLERFTLDYCYKVKNLSIHSHSLKYLSFSEYFYILNATFRTPNLVHLDLKLRSFGMSVISIEAPNLFQANLRLSYSYKSADLVHFLSNLHGLKKMMLSMFCEQDMIFPEAMRNTLSPPLPNLKHLDAIIYGDRKKNSDLQDFLVWCAPSIETFMIQGKSSYYWFST
- the LOC107422258 gene encoding F-box/FBD/LRR-repeat protein At1g51370-like — its product is MTMAKRVKGDNGGMVNNELHTLFVDRISQLPDHLIYHIFSFLPTVYIVRMSLIAKRWRHLWLSTPFLYFEDFCNITFDKKVKKQDMVLNFPTNFFRCRELCMKIQDPLIVSFKCDTTYSFASSGIATRQIDEWLSFAVQNKVKELDLHVKQYRLPQSVRSASSLTVLKLSEVKLVVPFPPTFPSLKVLSLMCVDSDNKSLQNLISGCPVIEELFLSGSSLGYLDFTVSGTLRSLSLSRVDLTDQWLDGLISGLPILERLTLKCYKLKNICICSNSLKFLSIVSLKSIEAVLRTPNLVWLKFACGSDCSIILVEAPNLLEANLYFAYRYMDETSYSALVRLLSNLNFLKKMMLSILKEEVLIFPETIRKKCSSPLSNLKHLKVNSYNRLTKSAELRDSLLWCAPSVETLEIS
- the LOC107422257 gene encoding putative F-box/LRR-repeat protein At3g28410 isoform X1, with protein sequence MENRIFLTMETKRVKRNRGTKVENEPNIMAEDRISQLPDPVIHYIFSFIPTVHLVQMSSLSRRWRRMWVSTPFLYFDESNDVVFIRKVKKGNMFLKFVGNYLRHRKQFMQADMFITSFKLHHSYFKLRRTDVRRVDGWVRFAIESKVKELDLHVRDYCIPQSIYTESSLTQLKFHGLKFEVPSLSTLSSLTQLELRYLKLEAPCHSMFPTLKVLCLVDVESDYNSLQNLISGCPMIEDLHLQQLTKINCPLLEYHYLDISFIDFPAKALKNLSLSSVVFSDQGLESLISGLPLLERFTLDYCYKVKNLSIHSHSLKYLSFSEYFYILNATFRTPNLVHLDLKLRSFGMSVISIEAPNLFQANLRLSYSYKSADLVHFLSNLHGLKKMMLSMFCEQDMIFPEAMRNTLSPPLPNLKHLDAIIYGDRKKNSDLQDFLVWCAPSIETFMIQGKSSYYWFST